In a genomic window of Pseudoliparis swirei isolate HS2019 ecotype Mariana Trench chromosome 20, NWPU_hadal_v1, whole genome shotgun sequence:
- the nup88 gene encoding nucleoporin 88, with amino-acid sequence MAAFGRERWLNDLPNHEIFQKIRSKLYLEPNVNERGVAKNLTFCLGGDLFVWDDADRVFYTTNLRHLNTDESLGNVGGNHQTLLCINPPHFELCQVLLSPTQNHVALVGLRGVSVLELPQRWGKRSEFEGGRREINCKTVPVAERFFTSSPSVSLRQAAWYPSETDEPHLVLLTSDNTVRFYGLTSPQTPAKVLSVSQSEDDVSGHPPARSYAASLGEIAVAFDFGPISSPLRQLAAQCSKEQLVYPLYILYENGETYLSYTSQAKGLSLTKPVGPLPMYPAAEDNYGYDACAILCLPCVPSILVIATETGTLYHCVVLDSEEEEEARAVDKWIRGTEAVPALYVFECVELELTLKVATGEDEEPQEFDFTCPIRLHRDPLCQQRYHCTHEAGVHSVGLIWVNKLQAFLQSGEEDQDNLQELAAEKRCIVEHILCTRPLQSSPSAPVRGFVIVSDLSLGATMICITSAYECILLPLLSSIRPPSPPLLCTHPGPGSGSSPLRGLADNSFEQHIRNILARSSTNPLVLKAGDKDTSPPPPECLQLLSRATQVFREEYILKQDMAREEMQRRVKLLTSQKNQQLDELTLCREEKKSLRDAAERLADKYEEAKYRQETIMSAVKKVLGSLQSRLPVLSNSEKDMRKELQTVGDQLKHLDNCIEQVNMKMEYQTTQVDKDAPAARTTVSLNAQQKKVVQDVLREQGQQIGDMMKRIKDIKNHFSF; translated from the coding sequence ATGGCGGCATTCGGCAGAGAGCGGTGGTTGAATGACCTCCCAAACCACGAGATCTTCCAAAAGATCCGATCCAAGTTGTATTTAGAACCCAACGTGAATGAAAGAGGGGTCGCTAAAAACCTCACGTTTTGTTTAGGCGGAGATTTGTTCGTGTGGGACGATGCCGACCGCGTGTTTTACACGACCAACTTGCGACATCTCAACACGGATGAGAGTCTCGGCAACGTCGGCGGGAACCACCAGACCTTGCTGTGCATCAACCCGCCTCACTTCGAGCTGTGCCAGGTGTTGCTCAGCCCGACTCAGAACCACGTCGCGCTCGTCGGGCTCCGAGGCGTCTCCGTGTTGGAGCTCCCCCAGCGCTGGGGCAAGAGGTCCGAGTTCGAGGGCGGACGGCGCGAGATCAACTGCAAGACGGTCCCGGTGGCGGAGCGCTTCTTCACCAGCTCGCCGTCCGTGAGTCTGCGGCAGGCGGCGTGGTACCCCAGCGAGACCGACGAGCCCCATCTGGTGCTGCTCACGTCCGACAACACCGTCCGGTTTTACGGCTTGACGTCGCCACAGACGCCGGCCAAAGTCCTGTCGGTGTCCCAGTCGGAAGATGACGTGAGCGGCCACCCTCCGGCCCGCTCCTACGCGGCGTCTTTAGGCGAGATAGCGGTGGCGTTTGACTTTGGGCCGATTTCTTCCCCTCTCCGGCAGCTCGCTGCACAGTGCTCCAAAGAACAGCTGGTCTACCCTCTGTACATCCTCTACGAAAACGGGGAGACGTATCTGAGCTACACGAGCCAGGCCAAGGGGCTGAGTCTAACTAAACCCGTTGGACCCCTCCCGATGTATCCTGCAGCGGAGGATAACTACGGCTACGACGCCTGCGCCATCCTCTGCCTGCCATGTGTGCCCAGCATCCTGGTCATCGCCACAGAAACGGGCACGCTGTATCACTGCGTGGTGCTGGAttccgaggaggaggaagaggccagGGCGGTGGACAAGTGGATCCGAGGCACAGAGGCGGTGCCGGCTCTCTATGTATTTGAGTGTGTGGAGCTGGAGCTCACCCTCAAAGTGGCCACAGGAGAGGACGAGGAACCTCAAGAGTTTGATTTCACGTGCCCGATCAGGCTGCACAGAGACCCCCTGTGTCAGCAGAGGTACCACTGCACCCACGAGGCAGGAGTGCACAGCGTGGGGCTCATCTGGGTCAACAAGCTGCAGGCGTTCCTCCAGTCGGGCGAGGAGGATCAGGACAATCTCCAGGAGCTGGCCGCCGAGAAGCGCTGCATCGTAGAGCACATTCTTTGCACCAGACCGCTCCAGTCGAGTCCGTCGGCTCCAGTTCGTGGCTTTGTGATTGTGTCTGACCTGTCCCTGGGCGCCACCATGATCTGCATCACCAGTGCCTACGAATGCATCCTGTTGCCCCTGCTGAGCTCCATCCGCCCGCCCTCCCCGCCGCTGCTCTGTACGCATccgggaccgggctcagggAGCTCCCCTCTGCGCGGACTGGCCGACAACTCCTTTGAGCAGCACATCCGCAACATCCTGGCACGCAGCTCCACCAATCCTCTCGTGCTCAAGGCCGGGGACAAGGACACGTCGCCGCCCCCTCCAGAGTGTCTGCAGCTCCTCAGCAGAGCCACGCAGGTCTTCCGCGAGGAGTACATTCTGAAGCAGGACATGGCCCGCGAAGAGATGCAGAGGCGGGTCAAACTCCTGACCAGCCAGAAGAACCAGCAGCTGGACGAGCTGACTCTGtgcagggaggagaagaagagcctGAGGGATGCAGCGGAGAGGCTGGCCGACAAGTACGAAGAGGCAAAGTATCGCCAGGAAACCATCATGAGCGCGGTGAAGAAAGTGCTGGGCAGCCTGCAAAGCCGCCTGCCCGTCCTGTCAAACAGcgagaaggacatgaggaaggAGCTGCAGACCGTCGGCgatcaactgaaacacctggaCAACTGCATCGAACAGGTGAACATGAAGATGGAGTACCAGACGACACAAGTGGACAAGGACGCGCCCGCAGCCAGGACGACGGTCTCGCTCAACGCCCAACAGAAGAAGGTGGTTCAGGATGTCCTCCGAGAGCAGGGGCAGCAGATCGGTGACATGATGAAACGGATCAAAGACATCAAGAACCACTTCAGTTTCTAA